gagtctgctagggggatctagctatctacattaggatggagtctgctagggggatctagttatctatatcaggatggagtctgctagggggatctagctatctacattaggatggagtctgctagggggatctagttatctacattaggatggagtctgctagggggatctagctatctacattaggatggagtctgctaggggaatctagctatctacattaggatggagtctgctagggggatctagttatttacattaggatggagtctgctagggggatctagttatctacattaggatggagtctgctagggggatctagttatctacattaggatggagtctgctagggggatctagttatctacattaggatggagtctgctagggggatctagttatttacattaggatggagtctgctagggggatctagctatctacattaggatggagtctgctagggggatctagttatctacattaggatggagtctgctagggggatctagttatctacattaggatggagtctgctagggggatctagctatctacattaggatggagtctgctagggggatctagctatctacattaggatggagtctgctagggggatctagctatctacattaggatggagtctgctagggggatctatctatctacattaggatggagtctgctaggggaatctagctatctacattaggatggagtctgctagggggatctagctatctacattaggatggagtctgctagggggatctagctatctacattaggatggagtctgctaggggaatctagctatctacattaggatggagtctgctagggggatctagttatctacattaagatggagtctgctagggggatctagttatctacattaggatggagtctgctaggggaatctagctatctacattaggatggagtctgctagggggatctagatatctacattaggatggagtctgctagggggatctagatatctacattaggatggagtctgctagggggatctagatatctacattaggatggagtctgctagggggatctagctatctacattaggatggagtctgctaggggaatctagctatctacattaggatggagtctgctaggggaatctagttatctacattaggatggagtctgctagggggatctagttatctacattaggatggagtctgctagggggatctagttatctacattaggatggagtctgctagggggatctagctatctacattaggatggagtctgctaggggaatctagTTATCTATAtcaggatggagtctgctagggggatctagctatctacattaggatggagtctgctagggggatctagctatctacattaggatggagtctgctatggggatctagctatctacattaggatggagtctgctaggggaatctagctatctacattaggatggagtctgctagggggatctagctatctacattaggatggagtctgctagggggatctagctatctacattaggatggagtctgctaggggaatctagctatctacattaggatggagtctgctagggggatctagctatctacattaggatggagtctgctagggggatctagctatctacattaggatggagtctgctaggggaatctagttatctacattaggatggagtctgctagggggatctagatatctacattaggatggagtctgctaggggaatctagatatctacattaggatggagtctgctagggggatctagctatctacattaggatggagtctgctagggggatctagttatctacattaggatggagtctgctaggggaatctagttatctacattaggatggagtctgctagggggatctagctatctacattaggatggagtctgctaggggaatctagTTATCTatattaggatggagtctgctaggggaatctagTTATCTATAtcaggatggagtctgctagggggatctagctatctacattaggatggagtctgctagggggatctagttatctatatcaggatggagtctgctagggggatctagctatctacattaggatggagtctgctagggggatctagttatctacattaggatggagtctgctagggggatctagctatctacattaggatggagtctgctaggggaatctagctatctacattaggatggagtctgctagggggatctagttatttacattaggatggagtctgctagggggatctagttatctacattaggatggagtctgctagggggatctagttatctacattaggatggagtctgctagggggatctagttatctacattaggatggagtctgctagggggatctagttatttacattaggatggagtctgctagggggatctagctatctacattaggatggagtctgctagggggatctagttatctacattaggatggagtctgctagggggatctagttatctacattaggatggagtctgctaggggatctagctatctacattaggatggagtctgctagggggatctagctatctacattaggatggagtctgctagggggatctagctatctacattaggatggagtctgctagggggatctagatatctacattaggatggagtctgctagggggatctagctatctacattaggatggagtctgctagggggatctagctatctacattaggatggagtctgctaggggaatctagctatctacattaggctggagtctgctaggggaatctagtatctacattaggatggagtctgctaggggaatctagTATCTAAATTAGgctggagtctgctagggggatctagttatctacattaggctggagtctgctagggggatctagatatctacattaggatggagtctgctaggggaatctagtatctacattaggatggagtctgctaggggaatctagttatctacattaggatggagtctgctaggggaatctagctatctacattaggatggagtctgctagggggatctagctatctacattaggatggagtctgctagggggatctagctatctacattaggatggagtctgctaggggaatctagctatctacattaggatggagtctgctagagggatctagctatctacattaggatggagtctgctagggggatctagctatctacattaggatggagtctgctaggggaatctagttatctacattaggatggagtctgctagaggatctagctatctacattaggctggagtctgctagggggatctagctatctacattaggatggagtctgctaggggaatctagctatctacattaggatggagtctgctaggggaatctagctatctacattaggatggagtctgctagggggatctagctatctacattaggatggagtctgctatggggatctagctatctacattaggatggagtctgctagggggatctagctatctacattaggatggagtctgctagggggatctagctatctacattaggatggagtctgctagggggatctagttatctacattaggatggagtctgctaggggaatctagctatctacattatgatggagtctgctagggggatctagctatctacattaggatggagtctgctaggggatctagctatctacattaggctggagtctgctaggggaacctagctatctacattaggatggagtctgctaggggaatctagctatctacattaggatggagtctgctagggggatctagctatctacattaggatggagtctgctagggggatctagctatctacattaggatggagtctgctatggggatctagctatctacattaggatggagtctgctagggggatctagctatctacattaggatggagtctgctaggggaatctagctatctacattaggatggagtctgctagggggatctagttatctacattaggatggagtctgctagggggatctagctatctacattaggatggagtctgctagggggatctagctatctacattaggatggagtctgctagggggatctagctatctacattaggatggagtctgctagggggatctagctatctacattaggatggagtctgctagggggatctagctatctacattaggatggagtctgctagggggatctagctatctacattaggatggagtctgctaggggaatctagctatctacattaggatggagtctgctagggggatctagctatctacattaggatggagtctgctaggggaatctagctatctacattaggatggagtctgctaggggaatctagctatctacattaggatggagtctgctaggggaatctagctatctacattaggatggagtctgctagggggatctagctatctacattaggatggagtctgctagggggatctagctatctacattaggatggagtctgctagggggatctatctatctacattaggatggagtctgctaggggaatctagctatctacattaggatggagtctgctagggggatctagctatctacattaggatggagtctgctagggggatctagttatctacattaggatggagtctgctagggggatctagctatctacattaggatggagtctgctagggggatctagctatctacattaggatggagtctgctaggggaatctagttatctacattaggatggagtctgctagggggatctagttatctacattaggatggagtctgctagggggatctagctatctacattaggatggagtctgctaggggaatctagctatctacattaggatggagtctgctagggggatctagatatctacattaggatggagtctgctagggggatctagctatctacattaggatggagtctgctagggggatctagctatctacattaggatggagtctgctagggggatctagctatatacattaggatggagtctgctagggggatctagctatctacattaggatggagtctgctaggggaatctagctatctacattaggatggagtctgctagggggatctagatatctacattaggatggagtctgctaggggaatctagctatctacattaggatggagtctgctagggggatctagctatctacattaggatggagtctgctagggggatctagatatctacattaggatggagtctgctaagggaatctagctatctacattaggatggagtctgctagggggatctagctatctatatcaggatggagtctgctaggggaatctagttatctacattaggatggagtctgctagggggatctagttatctacattaggatggagtctgctagggggatctagttatctacattaggatggagtctgctagggggatctagttatctacattaggatggagtctgctaggggaatctagctatctacattaggatggagtctgctaggggaatctagctatctacattaggatggagtctgctagggggatctagctatctacattaggatggagtctgctagggggatctagctatctacattaggatggagtctgctaggggaatctagctatctacattaggatggagtctgctaggggaatctagctatctacattaggatggagtctgctaggggaatctagctatctacattaggatagagtctgctaggggaatctagttatctacattaggatggagtctgctagggggatctagctatctacattaggatggagtctgctaggggaatctagctatctacattaggatggagtctgctagggggatctagctatctacattaggatggagtctgctaggggaatctagctatctacattaggatggagtctgctaggggatctagttatctacattaggatggagtctgctaggggaatctagctatctacattaggatggagtctgctagggggatctagctatctacattaggatggagtctgctagggggatctagctatctacattaggatggagtctgctaggggaatcCAGAGCAGGTTTTCCGCTATCATCGTCATTATTATGTTTTTGCCAGGATTTCAGAGATCCATTGCTTCATATCATTGCTATGACATCATTGCATGATACCTCGCTATTTCTTCTGGCTGAGCAATTATGACAGAAGGATCCATTTGAATATCCTTTGATAGCATGAGTCATGGTCGAAATCTATGGGATGTAAATATTCCTAAAGTTATGTACTTTTTCAGAACCAGTCAGTTTAAGAATCATCAGAtgatccaggttggatgtgatTGGTAAAAGATGAGCGAACCACATTGTAACACCTGTAGCAGTTGTGTCTTGTGTCCCTGACATGTAACTCCTCTAAGTCATCAACAGAGGTCAGTGTTTCTACCTAGAATAAAGGAGAGTAGAAAACTGCATTACagtgttaatgtttttaaaactGTAGCCTATACCCAAACACAATAAATATGATCTGTATATTAAGGAATGAGTCAAATAATGTGTAAAGCATTTTCAGGCTGAAAGCAGAGATGTTCTCATCAGAGCATATAAGACTAGCCTAGTTTAAATGTATCCATCTTGAAAATAATCTATTGCCAGAAATGTGTTTTCAAAGTTGCCATGATTTTGTTTCCATGGCTACCAAGAGATGTGTGTGCCTCTAAGCAGAGCTTGTGTTATtatggtctgtttggtctgtggGTTCAAAGTGAACTTGAGCCTGACTTCTATGTCTAGGTCCTGACTAGTTCCGTACGTAACACTTGTCAACAGACCTTAATGAAAGTGGTCTTTTCCTCCTGGCCTCTTTTTCATTAGCAGCTTAGGGGGTCAGGGGTCAACCCTGTGCTGTGTGTGGGCCCGAGGGGGTAGACGGGTGAGGGGCCCACCCTGGGAAAACCTTGTTGACTCTTTATCCTTTATTTCCCTGTCCCTCTTTCTGATCTAGTCCCAGTCACAGTGTCAGCCTCGGATCAAGGCCAAGCCCCAACACGactactacctacctacccagtcccaaccctaaccccaactccAGCCCCCAGCCGTAACCCCAACTCCAGCCCCCAGCCGTAACCCCAACTCCAGCCCCTAACCCCAGACCACTACCTACCCcagtcccaaccctaaccccaactccAGCCCCCAGCTGTAACCCCAACTCCAGCCCCTAACCCCAGACCACTACCTACCCcagtcccaaccctaaccccaactccAGCCCCCAGCCGTAACCCCAACTCCAGCCCCTAACCCCAGACCACTACCTACCCcagtcccaaccctaaccccaactccAGCCCCCAGCTGTAACCCCAACTCCAGCCCCCAGCCGTAACCCCAACTCCAGCCCCCAGCCGTAACCCCAACTCCAGCCCCCAGCCGTAACCCCAACTCCAGCCCCCAGCTGTAACCCCAACTCCAGCCCCTAACCCCAGACCACTACCTACCCCAGCCACAACCCCAGCTCCTGACCCTAACCCCAGACTACTAGCTTTATACCCTAGCCCAGGGACCAGCCCCAGCTTCAGCCTTTTACCCCAACCTAAGCCCTATCTCCAGCCCTACATCCTAGCTCTAGCCTTTTCCCTTTACCCCAGTCCCAACCCCCCCCAGCCTCCAGCCCTGGCTTCAGCCCAGCCAGCCAAGTCAAAAGTTCAAATTCTGCCTTAAACACAGCCCAGTCTGTGGGCCTACCACCTCCCCCCGCGTCGGGTCAGAGAGTGGCTGGAGAGAGAGCactgagatgagagagagacagactgcaggGTGCCCatctgatggagagagagagagagaaagcatgcaTCACTCCATCCCAACTCCACTTTGCTTTCCCGTCACCGCCCCTTCATCTAACCCCtcacttccccctctccccctccgcATAGCCCCTTTACACAGATGTGTCCAGCCGAGGGTGAGAGAGATGGCCTACatcctttcctccccctctcctccccccttcagTCAGCCCCTCACACATGAAAGATCTGAGGGCCAGTGGGTGGTGGGTGGAGGATGGAGGGCCCAGCCAGACCCAGACACAACACAGGGCCGGCCAGGCTGCTCTCTTCTCCGTCCCCCTGGGCTCAGCAGCTCTTCACAGCTGGGCTGGAATGTGACCTGCTCCAGATTTAATGCCAAACTTGGCCCTCCATGTGAAGGGGGGATGAGGAAAGGGGGTGGAGGAAGATAGGGGGCTGGTATAAACTAGAAAAtgacacgcacacatgcacaattaCGCTTGCATGTGAACATACAAATAcacgcagacacagacagacagacagacagacagacagacagacagacagacagacagacagacagacagacagacagacagacagacagacagacagacagacagacagacagacagacagacagacagacagacagacagacagacagacagacagacagacagacagacagacagacagacagacagacagacagacagacagaccacctgCTGCCAGTCATTTTACAGGTATAGAAGCATAGCGCAACACAGAGATAAGAAGTGGATATTCTTTCAAAGTGtcatttttatttctttaccatTGTGTTATGAACATCTTTATCATTTGGATTTACAAAATAACACAAAACAAGTCTGTCCATTATTGAATTGGATGTATCTCTAAAAGGagaggataaaaaataaatacgaTGTTAAGAACAGTTCATGTACTGGATAAGCAATCATGAACTACAAAGTGGTTTCTAGTGGAATCAAAGGAGTTGTTTGATTCCACAAGCTTTACATTACATTATCGTGAGCTCAAGCACTCAGAATATATATTACAAAACGTCTCTTTCAGGATAACATAGATACTTTAAGTCAACATAATATAACATTCATATTAACCAAGGCACAGAGTTTAGCTATCTGACAGGCATTAGTATATTCATACCAAGataatatatttgaatttaaaaTATTATTCAAAGAGACATTTTAGTTTAACTAAAATATTTCCAAGGTAAGCGCTTGATATAAGTCATCACTACAGTATTATATACGGACATTTAGCTCTCCTTTCAGAAAGTGAATCCACACAAAGTATAAATCTGTTGTTGTTTTAAATATACCTCCAGCCATTTCCATAGTACAGAGGAGCCCCAACACTTAATGTCTAAACTTCcgagtaaaggagagagagaatctggAATCAGCTAACAGCAGCCGTCATCTGAGAAAGTCATGGATCTTCTAGATATCCACTGTATATGGGGAACATCAGAGTGAAGGCGATAGCCAGTGGAAAATATgacaaaatgcatacaaaatgtgACTTCTGTGGAAACTAAAGAGAAAGTCATGGGTAGGGAAACAGCTTGTTGGATCAGTGTTAAGGTATTTGTTCAGTCCCCACCTTTAGGAGAAGGAGAAAGCAATAATCAACAAAAGCCATCATCCGGCTACTGAATGGTAAGAAACTTTGAAAAAGTCCCAGTCTACTCTTCTAGATATCTTCCCTACTGGATAGTGGGGAAATCTCAGACAATAGCTACTACTGGATGCTAGAACCAGTTTGCTCTTCTTGACATAGACAGCTCTTGTACAGGATAGTGGGGATCTCTCAGAGAGTAACTACTGGTTTGTTGGGAACTCTTTGAGAAAGTCACAGGTCTTCTTGTGAATGACCTCTCGGAGCTTCCTGACCCTGCGTGCGGTGGAGCTCCCCACGAAGCTGTCGGGCTGCAGCACGGCCATGCCGTTGTGGACGTCTCCCATGATGATGAGCTGCCCGTTGGCCGTGGTGATGTTTGGGCACGGGCAGTTCCAGTCCATGTTCATCAAGGTCACCTCCAAGGGTTCCTGGCCGAAGAACTTGAGGCCCATTTTCTCGTCCTTTAGGATCTCCTCCACGGTGATCAGGGCGTGGCCCGAGTCCTGTTCTTCAGGCAACTCTGTCACGCGCCCCAGGATGATGAAGTCGCTCTTGCAGAAGCTGGTCACCATCTTGCCCCGCGGTTTACACATCTTACAGTTATGGTTCTTCGGATAAGGACACATCTCCTCGCAGGCCTCTTTGGAttcaaagttgttttcattgcctCCACAGCCTCCCCAGATGAAGGACTGGCACTGTTTGagggtgctgctgtaggcccagCGGGGCTCGTAGGCCTTACAGGGTCCCTGCAGGCTGGGGAGGGAGCAGGGAGCCGACAGCTCCGCCCCGCACGACAACATGCATGTCTCGTAGCTGTCAAAGTGGTTGCGGTTCTTGTTGCACTGGCTGTAGGTGAAGGTGAAGCAATTGTTCCTCTTGGCTTCGTAGTACCAGCTTATGCTCTCCTCCCCACAGTCGTCACTGTCCGGCCCCTTCAGGCACTCTTCGGCGGGGAAGGGGAACGGGTTGGTGGCATTCCCTACCTCACCCTCCTTCCGGCCCATGTCTCTCTGGATCACCGACAGGGGGTTGTGGGAGGTCACAGCCCCCCCCAGGTTCTTGGCCGTGCAGGTGTAGATGCCGGCGTCCTGTTGCTGGGCATTGTAGATGACCAGCTGGCCGATGTTGGTGACCACTACGTTCCCCTGCACGTGATTGGGCCTCATCACTGTGTTCTCCTTGCCCTCCAGCTGCTTCTCCCAGGTCACCTCCGGACTGGGCTTACCTGACACTTCGCACAGGAAGCTGGCTGTCTCGCCCACGAACACAGCCTGCTGAGTGGGGCTGCTGAGCATCATTGGAGGATGGATGTCGGCCGGGGGGGTGGTCTCCAGGAGGGCAGTGGTTGGCCGCAGGGTGGTCTCCATGGGCAACGGGCTGGTGTTTGGCCAGGTGAGGTGGTACCTGCAGAGGTGATGTCAGTGAGAGAAGAATAGATTAGTTACCACACTAATGTGATCCGCCTTGAGCTGGGTGTGTGATAGACAAAGGTTGGTACAAGAAACTAAAATGCATAAAACAAAAGCTAAGTGCAACGCTAGATTGAGTGAGCATTACTCCTGTGTAACTACAGAGGAGTATGTACATCTCATACAAATACAGAAATATAGGGTTATTATGTCTACAGTTATAATTCAGAATCCCATCTATTGATTTTCAGTTCCTGTTACCATAGAGATGGATATCAACATAACAAAGCAGTCATAGTACAACAAAACAGTAAACACCGCAGTCTATACATAACTTTTCTATTAACATGTGATTAATATGGGAGTCTATACATAGATGTTTCCTGTTTACCTGCAGGTGACCACAGAGATAGAGATGCCCTTGGAGCAGGCCTCTGCGTCCATGTAACACTTGTTGTAGTAGGTCATACCGTCTGAGGCGCATGTGAAGTGGGGCTCTCTCTCACAGCGGTCCCGGCACTTACACACGGGCTGGCCCTCCCAGATGTCGCACTCGGAGCCCTGCTGCGTACACATGAACTTGTCACACTTGACCCCTTTTGGCATGCCAACCGGCCCCTTCTTGCCCTTAATGTCCATGTAGCGCGCCGCCACACAGCTCTTGTTCCCACACACGTTGTTGCAGCATTTCTCAAAGTTTTCACAGTCCTTGGGGGTGATAGGGGATACATGGGAGGTGTTCTGTTAGGATCAGCATGGTTCAGTTCATTATGCACTCAGGGAACATATAGGATGTTAAGGAACTTGAGAGTGATGCATTTTCTAATGTAATGAAACAATACTATGCAATGTGAGGTTGGTATTGTAGGCTATACATTTTACGTGCTTACTTCTCAATATCTCTTAATGCAGAGTAATACAAGTTATTAGAGTGAATAGtcatgggtggcaggtagcctagcgcttaagagtgttgggtcagtaactgaaaggttgctggttcgaattactgagctgactaggtgaacaaTCTGTTGACAACAAATGTAATATTGTGGGTATATACACCAGTGTCTGCTATTTCCAAAAACTGTAGTCTATGAACAAATATCTGATTGAGGAGATATTCAATCTAATTCAAAGAGAAATGCAGAAATAAACAACAGAGGCAATGTGGTCACAATTGAATTTTAATGACCAAAAACAGTGCGGAGTGCGCATGTCCCACTTATCTCCACCTTTCATTCCATTAATGAAATTGCA
The Salvelinus namaycush isolate Seneca unplaced genomic scaffold, SaNama_1.0 Scaffold1230, whole genome shotgun sequence genome window above contains:
- the LOC120036185 gene encoding WAP, Kazal, immunoglobulin, Kunitz and NTR domain-containing protein 2-like; amino-acid sequence: MDIKGKKGPVGMPKGVKCDKFMCTQQGSECDIWEGQPVCKCRDRCEREPHFTCASDGMTYYNKCYMDAEACSKGISISVVTCRYHLTWPNTSPLPMETTLRPTTALLETTPPADIHPPMMLSSPTQQAVFVGETASFLCEVSGKPSPEVTWEKQLEGKENTVMRPNHVQGNVVVTNIGQLVIYNAQQQDAGIYTCTAKNLGGAVTSHNPLSVIQRDMGRKEGEVGNATNPFPFPAEECLKGPDSDDCGEESISWYYEAKRNNCFTFTYSQCNKNRNHFDSYETCMLSCGAELSAPCSLPSLQGPCKAYEPRWAYSSTLKQCQSFIWGGCGGNENNFESKEACEEMCPYPKNHNCKMCKPRGKMVTSFCKSDFIILGRVTELPEEQDSGHALITVEEILKDEKMGLKFFGQEPLEVTLMNMDWNCPCPNITTANGQLIIMGDVHNGMAVLQPDSFVGSSTARRVRKLREVIHKKTCDFLKEFPTNQ